A window of the Loxodonta africana isolate mLoxAfr1 chromosome 3, mLoxAfr1.hap2, whole genome shotgun sequence genome harbors these coding sequences:
- the SLAMF6 gene encoding SLAM family member 6, with amino-acid sequence MLNNSLRCTSLLLKGERHFSQGAELSHLSLIWDFSVYTGQTRNLKITNSTVLFGNKTCEINLTCSVENPNDSVSFTWQPLGRMGPDLTISWDPEISNEQNYSCIAKNPVNNLSSTLKKKKKFFFFKSAKSLCKGNSLHQASLRALTRYLLFLCSASPVSCPVLTAETTGNIEYNLVPPGNTVYAQVSHPNKVSSFSFILLHCHYFYSHHSQAGLHNHLAYPNDIRH; translated from the exons atgttaAATAATTCACTGCGCTGCACCTCCCTCCTCCTCAAAG GTGAAAGACACTTTTCACAGGGGGCTGAGCTGAGTCATTTATCCTTAATCTGGGACTTTTCTGTGTACACAGGACAAACGAGGAACCTAAAAATTACCAATAGCACTGTACTGTTTGGGAATAAGACCTGTGAGATCAACCTGACCTGCTCTGTGGAGAATCCAAATGACAGTGTCTCATTCACATGGCAGCCCCTAGGAAGGATGGGTCCAGACCTCACCATCTCCTGGGACCCTGAGATTTCCAATGAACAGAACTACAGTTGCATAGCTAAAAATCCTGTCAACAATTTATcctccactttaaaaaaaaaaaaaaaattttttttttttaaatctgccaAGAGTCTCTGTAAAGGTAACAGTCTGCATCAAGCTTCTCTAAGAGCCTTGACCAG gTATCTTTTGTTTCTCTGCTCTGCAAGCCCAGTGTCttg TCCTGTGTTAACAGCAGAGACCACAGGGAACATAGAGTACAATTTGGTGCCTCCAGGGAACACTGTGTATGCTCAGGTCAGTCACCCAAACAAggtgagttctttcagctttataCTCCTCCATTGTCATTATTTTTACAGTCATCATTCACAAGCTGGTCTCCACAATCATCTGGCTTATCCAAATGACATACGCCAttga